A DNA window from Aminivibrio sp. contains the following coding sequences:
- a CDS encoding GntR family transcriptional regulator → MLSYCDMSEIKDGVTRQVYLTLRRDILNWRLLPGKRLSEKDIAGRMNISKTPVREAFIKLQEEGLLEIRPQRGTFVSLMDMEQIEEVRFTRFCVESTVLSLFIASPPDEKILSAMDAILDAQEQTIAERDVDGFVDSDDAFHRELFLACGKARAWSFIDHFSAQYKRLRYLSLQNYLDFGNVLAEHRGILSACRRRDSDDALRRLSGHLNKILSESEHLREKFPAYFLKNGVSQDSTAVGTTIPAPEEA, encoded by the coding sequence ATGCTCTCCTATTGCGATATGAGCGAGATCAAGGACGGAGTGACGCGGCAGGTGTACCTGACCCTGCGGAGGGACATACTGAACTGGCGCCTCCTCCCCGGGAAGCGGCTCAGCGAGAAGGATATCGCCGGCCGGATGAACATAAGCAAGACCCCCGTCCGCGAAGCATTCATCAAACTTCAGGAAGAGGGGCTCCTCGAAATCCGCCCCCAGAGGGGTACCTTCGTCTCCCTCATGGACATGGAGCAAATCGAGGAAGTCCGGTTCACCCGGTTCTGCGTCGAAAGCACCGTCCTTTCCCTTTTCATCGCCTCCCCCCCGGACGAAAAAATACTTTCCGCCATGGACGCGATCCTCGACGCCCAGGAGCAGACCATCGCCGAACGGGACGTGGACGGTTTCGTGGACTCCGACGACGCCTTCCACAGGGAGCTGTTCCTCGCCTGCGGCAAGGCCCGGGCCTGGAGCTTCATCGACCACTTCAGCGCCCAGTACAAGCGCCTGCGGTATCTCAGCCTCCAGAACTACCTCGATTTCGGCAACGTGCTCGCGGAACACAGGGGCATCCTCTCGGCGTGCAGGCGCCGGGACAGCGACGACGCCCTCCGGCGGCTCTCCGGGCACCTGAACAAAATCCTGAGCGAGTCGGAGCACCTCCGGGAAAAATTCCCGGCCTACTTTCTGAAAAACGGAGTCTCCCAGGACTCCACGGCAGTCGGCACCACCATACCGGCTCCTGAAGAAGCGTGA
- a CDS encoding polysaccharide deacetylase family protein, producing MKRNIVLWALLACLASGAAAASALPPLEKGKGRTVAITFDDGPRPGYVEPLLDILREKGVRATFFVVGRYATEYPHLVRAMAGGGHVVGDHTYYHNNLTTLPPENVYREWRLCSEAIESILGKKPRSARPPGGQLNSFVVEQAAGEGLRIVLWTNNPGDYTGSLTAQELTRKVLAKAAPGDILLLHVGVRPTIEALPGIIDGYRKKGFSFVTVEDITR from the coding sequence ATGAAGAGAAACATTGTCCTCTGGGCGTTGCTGGCCTGCCTGGCCTCCGGGGCGGCCGCAGCTTCAGCCCTGCCGCCTCTTGAAAAAGGGAAGGGCCGGACTGTAGCCATTACTTTCGACGACGGGCCCCGGCCGGGGTACGTGGAACCCCTGCTGGACATACTGAGGGAAAAGGGCGTGAGGGCCACCTTCTTCGTGGTGGGCCGATACGCGACGGAATACCCCCACCTGGTCCGGGCCATGGCGGGCGGCGGCCACGTGGTGGGGGACCACACCTACTACCACAACAACCTCACCACCCTTCCCCCGGAGAATGTGTACCGGGAATGGCGGCTCTGCAGCGAGGCAATCGAATCGATCCTCGGGAAAAAACCACGGTCGGCCCGACCTCCCGGAGGGCAGCTCAACTCCTTCGTCGTGGAACAGGCCGCCGGAGAGGGGCTGCGGATCGTGCTGTGGACCAACAATCCCGGGGACTACACAGGCAGCCTCACCGCCCAGGAGCTTACCCGGAAAGTGCTGGCGAAGGCCGCTCCCGGCGACATCCTGCTGCTTCATGTGGGAGTGCGCCCCACCATAGAAGCCCTTCCCGGGATCATCGACGGCTACAGGAAAAAGGGCTTTTCCTTCGTCACCGTGGAGGACATCACCCGGTAG
- a CDS encoding mannonate dehydratase — translation MKPAMVFYRHHLTRENFLYAKQLGCTHLVIHLVDYFNREKDPVTGNNQPVGDADGWGVTRNRDVWSYEELRNIRKSIEDEGLVLEAIENFDPGFWYDVLLDGPKKVEQMEGLKQLIRNIGRAGIPIMGYNFSLAGVASRISGPFARGGAESVGVDGCDSLPLPRGMVWNMFYDPEAPKEVNTDTQITSEELWKRFAWFLEELLPVAEESGVKLAAHPDDPPFASLRGTPRLVWRPELYQRLLDLKKSHSNTLELCVGTLAEMNGCNFYDAIETYAKQNAIAYIHLRNVEGQVPRYRETFIDDGDIDIYRVLKILRRNDFRGAVIPDHSPLVSSPAPWHVGMAYALGYIKAMMQRVEKDYRD, via the coding sequence ATGAAACCGGCAATGGTGTTCTACAGGCATCATCTCACCAGGGAGAATTTCCTTTACGCAAAGCAGCTCGGCTGCACTCACCTGGTGATTCACCTGGTGGACTATTTCAACCGTGAAAAGGACCCCGTGACGGGAAACAACCAGCCCGTGGGCGATGCCGACGGCTGGGGAGTGACCCGCAACAGGGACGTGTGGAGCTACGAGGAGCTTCGTAACATCAGGAAGTCCATCGAGGACGAGGGGCTGGTCCTCGAGGCCATAGAGAACTTCGACCCCGGATTCTGGTACGACGTCCTCCTCGACGGGCCGAAAAAGGTAGAACAGATGGAGGGACTCAAGCAGCTCATCCGGAACATCGGCAGGGCGGGCATCCCCATCATGGGCTACAATTTCAGCCTGGCCGGGGTGGCCTCCAGGATCAGCGGCCCCTTCGCGAGGGGCGGCGCCGAATCGGTGGGCGTCGACGGCTGCGACAGTCTTCCCCTTCCTCGCGGGATGGTCTGGAACATGTTTTATGACCCCGAAGCGCCGAAGGAAGTGAACACTGACACGCAGATCACGTCCGAGGAGCTCTGGAAGCGGTTCGCCTGGTTCCTCGAGGAGCTGCTGCCCGTGGCGGAGGAGTCCGGCGTGAAATTGGCGGCCCACCCCGACGATCCCCCCTTTGCCTCCCTCCGGGGAACGCCCCGGCTCGTCTGGCGGCCTGAGCTCTACCAGCGTCTCCTGGACCTGAAGAAGAGCCACAGCAACACCCTGGAGCTCTGCGTCGGCACCCTTGCGGAAATGAACGGCTGCAATTTCTACGATGCCATCGAAACCTACGCGAAACAGAACGCCATCGCCTATATCCACCTGAGGAACGTGGAGGGGCAGGTGCCCCGGTACCGGGAGACCTTCATCGACGATGGGGACATCGACATCTACAGGGTGCTGAAGATCCTCCGGCGGAACGATTTCCGGGGCGCGGTCATCCCCGACCACTCACCCCTGGTATCGAGCCCGGCCCCGTGGCACGTGGGCATGGCCTACGCCCTGGGGTACATAAAGGCAATGATGCAGAGGGTGGAAAAGGACTACAGGGATTAA
- a CDS encoding sodium:solute symporter family protein, giving the protein MHLFILVTYILVLYGISWYASKLIQQGKGGAVQYLLAGRNLPTVVVAAMLAGLAIGGASTVGVAEHAYKVGLSAGWYNAAWGAAGIIVGIFVADYFRRMEVNTIPEMMERMYGKQARMVSVLAQLLIMMVITSLQYVAGGAVLTALMPSVFTFQMGMLVTAVLFVGITYIGGYWGAGLTNVVNVVVIYGGILAALRSSSEVFGGMESIAASLPAGGPWFDFFSGTGIAMITSWMVVMITQGFSVQAISQIAFAAKDGRAARHGYILGGLVILPAGFLCALFGIIAAAKFPNLENAALALPTIMTNISPVVGGIFLAALWAAGISTAVGLLLGSSTLVMQDVWKRFFPNTVTDKNEVFLSRLTVLGFSAVTYFLALTSVGILKTITTALAITASFTLLIVANIFWPKYCKKEAGFWTVLASVLVWLAWTLFPQMRIVPHVVYLEWPVCLAVFALAYRFGTEPADSIIRR; this is encoded by the coding sequence ATGCATCTGTTCATTCTGGTGACGTACATCCTTGTCCTCTACGGAATCTCCTGGTATGCTTCGAAGCTTATCCAACAGGGCAAGGGAGGCGCCGTTCAGTACCTCCTCGCGGGGCGGAATCTCCCCACAGTGGTGGTGGCCGCCATGCTCGCCGGACTTGCCATCGGGGGAGCTTCCACGGTAGGCGTGGCCGAACACGCCTACAAGGTGGGGCTCTCCGCCGGGTGGTACAACGCCGCGTGGGGGGCGGCGGGCATCATCGTCGGCATCTTCGTGGCGGACTACTTCCGCCGCATGGAAGTGAACACCATCCCCGAGATGATGGAGCGGATGTACGGAAAACAGGCCCGGATGGTCAGCGTCCTCGCCCAGCTCCTCATCATGATGGTCATCACCTCGCTCCAGTACGTGGCGGGCGGTGCGGTGCTCACGGCTCTCATGCCCTCGGTATTCACCTTCCAGATGGGAATGCTGGTGACCGCCGTTCTCTTCGTGGGAATCACCTACATCGGCGGCTACTGGGGCGCCGGTCTCACCAACGTGGTGAACGTCGTGGTGATCTACGGCGGCATCCTGGCGGCCCTCCGGAGCTCCTCCGAGGTCTTCGGCGGCATGGAGTCCATCGCGGCGAGCCTTCCCGCGGGGGGCCCCTGGTTCGATTTCTTCTCCGGAACGGGCATCGCCATGATCACCTCATGGATGGTAGTCATGATCACCCAGGGCTTCTCGGTCCAGGCCATCTCCCAGATCGCCTTCGCCGCGAAGGACGGCCGGGCAGCCCGTCACGGCTACATTCTCGGGGGACTGGTGATTCTTCCCGCAGGCTTCCTCTGCGCCCTTTTCGGCATCATCGCGGCGGCGAAGTTCCCCAACCTCGAGAATGCCGCCCTCGCCCTGCCCACCATCATGACCAACATCTCGCCGGTGGTGGGGGGCATCTTCCTCGCGGCCCTGTGGGCGGCGGGCATCTCCACGGCTGTGGGCCTGCTCCTGGGAAGCTCCACCCTGGTGATGCAGGACGTGTGGAAGCGATTCTTCCCGAACACTGTCACGGACAAAAACGAGGTGTTCCTCTCCAGGCTCACGGTGCTGGGCTTCAGTGCGGTCACCTACTTCCTGGCCCTCACGTCGGTGGGGATCCTCAAGACCATCACCACGGCCCTGGCCATCACGGCGTCCTTCACCCTGCTCATCGTGGCCAACATCTTCTGGCCGAAGTACTGCAAAAAGGAGGCAGGCTTCTGGACGGTCCTCGCGTCGGTGTTGGTCTGGCTCGCCTGGACCCTCTTCCCCCAGATGCGGATCGTTCCCCACGTGGTCTACCTCGAATGGCCCGTCTGCCTGGCGGTCTTCGCCCTGGCGTACCGCTTCGGCACTGAACCGGCGGACAGCATCATCCGGAGATAG